One Mixta gaviniae genomic window carries:
- the sapB gene encoding putrescine export ABC transporter permease SapB, translating into MIIYTLRRLVLLLVTLFLLTLVAFSLSYFTPHAPLQGASLLDAWWFWFTGVLQLDFGVSSINGQSINLQLHEVFPATLELCILAFSLALLLGIPLGIIAGVMRNKWQDRAIGAFALLGFSMPVFWLALLLTLFFSLNLGWLPVSGRIDLLYQLKPVTGFALIDALISESPWRKEMIVSVILHMVLPVTVLAVGPTTEVIRLLRNSTSEVIDANYVKAAATRGLSRFTVIRRHVLHNALPPVIPRLGLQFATMLTLAMITEVVFSWPGLGRWLVNAIRQQDYAAISAGVMVVGGLVIVVNVLSDILGAMMTPLKHKEWYALR; encoded by the coding sequence GTGATTATCTATACGCTGCGTCGTCTGGTGCTGCTGCTGGTGACGCTGTTTCTGTTAACGCTGGTGGCCTTCAGCCTGAGCTATTTCACGCCGCACGCGCCGCTGCAGGGCGCCTCGCTGCTGGATGCCTGGTGGTTCTGGTTTACCGGCGTGCTGCAGCTCGATTTCGGCGTCTCCAGCATCAACGGCCAGTCGATCAATCTGCAATTGCATGAGGTCTTTCCCGCCACGCTGGAACTTTGCATTCTGGCGTTCAGCCTGGCGCTGTTGCTGGGCATTCCGCTGGGCATCATCGCCGGCGTAATGCGCAATAAGTGGCAGGATCGCGCTATTGGCGCCTTCGCCCTGCTCGGCTTTTCGATGCCGGTGTTCTGGCTGGCGCTGCTGCTGACGCTCTTTTTCTCGCTTAACCTCGGCTGGCTGCCGGTGAGCGGCCGTATCGATCTGCTCTATCAGCTGAAGCCGGTCACCGGCTTTGCCCTGATTGACGCGCTGATCAGCGAGTCGCCCTGGCGCAAAGAGATGATCGTCAGCGTTATCCTGCATATGGTGCTGCCGGTCACCGTGCTGGCGGTTGGCCCGACGACCGAAGTGATCCGTTTACTGCGCAACAGCACCAGCGAAGTGATCGATGCCAACTACGTTAAAGCGGCCGCCACCCGCGGCCTGTCGCGCTTTACGGTGATCCGCCGTCACGTGCTGCATAACGCGCTGCCGCCGGTGATCCCGCGGCTGGGATTGCAGTTCGCCACCATGCTGACGCTGGCGATGATCACCGAGGTGGTGTTCAGCTGGCCCGGCCTCGGCCGCTGGCTGGTGAACGCCATTCGTCAGCAGGATTACGCCGCGATTTCCGCCGGGGTGATGGTGGTCGGCGGTCTGGTGATCGTCGTGAACGTACTGTCGGATATTCTGGGCGCGATGATGACGCCGTTGAAACATAAGGAATGGTATGCCCTCCGATAA
- the sapC gene encoding putrescine export ABC transporter permease SapC — protein sequence MPSDNIYAEKRLPSPFRHIWRLFYHDTSAMVGFYGFIALLLLCLFGGWLAPYGLDQQFLGYQLLPPSWSRYGDVSFFLGTDDLGRDVLSRLLSGATPTVGSALLVTLAAALCAVVLGVLAGITHGLRSAVMNHILDTLLSIPSLLLAIVVVAFMGPRLEHALLAVWLALLPRLVRAIYTAVHDELEKDYIVAARLDGATNGNILWHAILPNILPLLVSEFTRALSMAILDIAALGFLDLGAQLPSPEWGAMLGDALELIYVAPWTVMLPGAAIMLSVLIINLLGDGIRRAIVAGVE from the coding sequence ATGCCCTCCGATAATATTTACGCCGAGAAGCGCCTGCCCAGCCCCTTCCGCCATATCTGGCGCCTGTTTTACCATGACACCAGCGCTATGGTGGGCTTTTACGGCTTTATCGCGCTGCTGTTGCTCTGCCTGTTTGGCGGCTGGCTGGCGCCGTATGGCCTCGATCAGCAGTTTCTGGGCTATCAGCTGCTGCCGCCCTCATGGTCGCGCTATGGCGATGTTTCATTCTTTCTCGGCACCGATGACCTCGGCCGCGATGTGCTGAGCCGCCTGCTCAGCGGCGCGACGCCGACTGTCGGCTCCGCCTTGCTGGTGACGCTGGCGGCGGCGCTGTGCGCAGTGGTGCTAGGTGTGCTGGCAGGGATCACCCACGGCCTGCGTTCGGCGGTGATGAACCATATCCTTGATACCCTGCTGTCGATCCCGTCGCTGCTGCTGGCGATTGTGGTGGTCGCCTTTATGGGGCCGCGGCTGGAGCATGCGCTGCTGGCGGTCTGGCTGGCGCTGTTGCCGCGTCTGGTACGCGCGATTTATACCGCCGTGCATGATGAGCTGGAGAAGGATTATATCGTCGCCGCCCGTCTTGATGGCGCCACCAACGGCAACATTCTCTGGCACGCCATCCTGCCCAATATTCTGCCGCTGCTGGTGAGCGAGTTTACGCGCGCGCTGTCGATGGCGATTCTGGATATTGCCGCGCTCGGCTTTCTCGATCTCGGCGCCCAGCTGCCCTCGCCTGAATGGGGCGCGATGCTTGGCGATGCGCTGGAGCTGATCTATGTCGCGCCCTGGACCGTTATGCTGCCCGGCGCGGCCATTATGCTGAGCGTCCTGATCATCAACCTGTTAGGCGACGGAATTCGCCGCGCCATTGTGGCGGGAGTGGAATAA